The Bacteroidota bacterium region GTTCAGTAGTATTCCCTTGGCAGGTTTTTATACTGAAGAGGATTATATCTATAGGTTTCCGCTTACTTATGGAAAAACCGACAGCGGAGATTTTAGAGTGGTGGTTCAAATACCCGGCTTGGGCAAATACTCACAGAGCGGAACACGTAAAAACTATGTTGACGGCTGGGGCAAAATAACGTTACCAAACGGCAATCCGCTGGATTGTATCAGGGTGAAATCAGTACTTACACAAACCGATTCAATATCAGTAACACAACCCTTTCCGGTTTCGTTTGGGTTTCCATCCAGCCGTGTAGAATATAAATGGCTTACCAAAACCGATAAGGTACCTGTATTAGAATTAAGCGGTACGGAGTTAATGGGCAATTTTACACCTACATCTGTTCGTTATCGCAGTCAATCAAAAACCGGCGGCGGTGGGGGTAATGTAAGTGTTAGTGAAGTACAAGAAAACAAAGTAAGGGTATATCCTAACCCTGCTTCTGACAAGTTGATAATAACACTTCCTGATTACGGAACAACCCATGTGAAGTTGTTTACCATGGAGGCAAAAGAAATCAATGTTCAGTTTAACCGCAGTGCTGCGGGAATAGAACTGGATGTAACCAACATACCTGTTGGAAGCTATATGGTATTTGCCAATAGCGGCAATGAGATTGTTTGGGAAAAGTTTACCATAAACCGGTAATACAGCTTTGACTTTTATAAATGAAAAGGAGGGGACTACCCCTCCTTTTTTATTGTTGGGGGTAGGTAACCACATCAACATTTACCCCATTAGGGTCGGTAAGGGTAAAGTGACGCTCACCCCACTCCTCATTGCGAATGTCTAACGTTATAGGAATGTTTAAAGCCTTTATGCGTTCATACTCAGCATCCACATTTTCTACTTCCACAATCAGATAAATACCCTGTCCTGTAAAGGGTTTATGAAAGATAGGGTTTTGTGTAGGATGATTGGGTAACAAAAAGCTGATTTCAGCATTTTTTGCAGGGGTTTCAAGCACAGCATAAAACTCGTTTTCAAAACGAACTTTGCAACCAAATGCAGTGCTATAAAAAGCAATGCTTTCTTGCATTTTTTCTGTAATAATTCCGGTGTTCAGTATCATAGTTTTCTTTTTTTTTGGGATTATTCAATTCCTACTTGTATCAGGGTAATC contains the following coding sequences:
- a CDS encoding T9SS type A sorting domain-containing protein, with product MKKLFTLLTAAFSVSALSAQITITKSDMPVAGDSFQYMTVQPIGAGVNVNNTGANTIWNFTNLTKNDSTMVRYYRSAQTPYSFYFLNTMGQKIADDLGFGQFSFQDVYSFYKATNTGFTAEGIGFKFSSIPLAGFYTEEDYIYRFPLTYGKTDSGDFRVVVQIPGLGKYSQSGTRKNYVDGWGKITLPNGNPLDCIRVKSVLTQTDSISVTQPFPVSFGFPSSRVEYKWLTKTDKVPVLELSGTELMGNFTPTSVRYRSQSKTGGGGGNVSVSEVQENKVRVYPNPASDKLIITLPDYGTTHVKLFTMEAKEINVQFNRSAAGIELDVTNIPVGSYMVFANSGNEIVWEKFTINR
- a CDS encoding glyoxalase, with translation MILNTGIITEKMQESIAFYSTAFGCKVRFENEFYAVLETPAKNAEISFLLPNHPTQNPIFHKPFTGQGIYLIVEVENVDAEYERIKALNIPITLDIRNEEWGERHFTLTDPNGVNVDVVTYPQQ